The Acidimicrobiia bacterium genome has a segment encoding these proteins:
- a CDS encoding transcriptional regulator — translation MIESSYNEAVGRRLRSIRKQKGLSLQDVEANSELEFKASVLGAYERGERSLSLPRMQRLASFYGVPVDQLLPPDERSSHASDHGTPTGGVSIDLSRLENDSSADIVERFMRAIQIMRQDFNGRVLTIRSSDLRLLAGLLHQSEESIVDVLATLGVDRTI, via the coding sequence ATGATCGAATCGTCCTATAACGAGGCCGTAGGTCGGCGCTTGCGTTCGATTCGCAAGCAAAAAGGCCTGTCTCTGCAAGATGTCGAAGCGAACTCCGAACTCGAGTTCAAGGCTTCTGTTCTCGGCGCTTACGAACGCGGAGAGAGAAGCTTGTCATTGCCCAGAATGCAGCGTCTTGCTTCGTTCTACGGCGTTCCGGTCGACCAGTTGCTTCCACCTGATGAGCGATCATCCCACGCCTCTGATCACGGGACTCCAACCGGTGGCGTGAGCATCGACCTGAGTCGCCTCGAAAACGACTCGTCGGCCGATATCGTCGAGCGGTTCATGAGAGCGATTCAGATCATGCGACAGGACTTCAACGGGCGGGTCCTCACGATCCGATCGAGTGACCTGCGCTTGCTCGCCGGGTTGCTCCATCAGTCGGAGGAGTCCATCGTGGACGTACTAGCAACGCTCGGGGTTGACAGGACGATCTAG
- a CDS encoding RsmE family RNA methyltransferase produces the protein MAHVPHLYLPGPWMASAIGLEDRQMGHLTRVLRRPSGAVVSYTDGAGLTGEGTFTGSTVVRGDELLVGRRSPELCLAVAPPRSNDRVRFLVEKLAELGVDELRWITTRFGQGTPPAEQKARAWAIGALEQSRGAHLMSISGPVGLDELDEPLLVGDLHGRDAVPSGLPRYTLVVGPEAGLHDEEIPHRAARIALSERVLRTETAAIVGAGALLGDNVLWKKNKSHPQ, from the coding sequence ATGGCGCACGTCCCGCATCTCTACCTACCGGGGCCCTGGATGGCATCCGCGATTGGGCTCGAAGATCGTCAGATGGGTCATTTGACCAGAGTGTTGCGCCGGCCGAGTGGAGCCGTTGTCTCCTATACCGACGGTGCCGGACTCACCGGCGAGGGAACGTTTACCGGTTCGACCGTCGTTCGGGGAGATGAGCTCCTGGTCGGCCGGAGATCTCCTGAGCTGTGCCTGGCGGTGGCACCGCCCCGTTCGAATGATCGAGTCCGGTTTCTCGTTGAGAAACTCGCCGAACTGGGCGTGGATGAACTGCGTTGGATCACTACCAGGTTCGGGCAGGGAACGCCGCCGGCCGAGCAGAAGGCCCGCGCCTGGGCAATCGGTGCCCTCGAGCAATCGAGAGGCGCCCACCTGATGAGCATCTCAGGGCCAGTTGGTCTCGATGAACTCGACGAACCGCTGTTGGTCGGCGATCTCCATGGCAGGGATGCGGTGCCCTCCGGGTTGCCTCGTTACACCCTGGTGGTCGGTCCTGAGGCAGGGCTTCACGACGAGGAAATCCCGCACCGCGCCGCCCGGATCGCACTGTCCGAACGCGTCCTGCGCACCGAGACCGCCGCGATTGTCGGGGCTGGGGCCCTTCTCGGTGATAACGTTCTCTGGAAGAAAAATAAATCTCACCCTCAGTGA
- a CDS encoding histidine triad nucleotide-binding protein, translated as MTDCVFCKIVAGEIPSSLVAETDRLFAFRDIHPHAPTHVLLIPKEHVADSVADLGPDDAGWLAELMGLAATIAADEGLEEGWRIVTNVGPAAGQTVFHVHFHLMGGWSDR; from the coding sequence GTGACCGACTGTGTGTTCTGCAAGATCGTCGCCGGCGAGATTCCGTCGTCGCTGGTTGCCGAGACGGATCGGCTGTTCGCCTTTCGCGATATCCACCCCCATGCCCCCACTCATGTCCTTCTGATTCCGAAGGAGCACGTGGCGGACTCCGTCGCCGACTTGGGGCCGGATGACGCCGGCTGGCTGGCAGAGCTCATGGGTCTGGCGGCGACCATTGCCGCGGATGAGGGGCTCGAAGAAGGTTGGCGGATCGTTACGAATGTCGGTCCGGCTGCAGGTCAAACCGTTTTTCACGTGCACTTTCATCTCATGGGCGGGTGGTCAGACCGCTGA
- a CDS encoding hemolysin family protein, translating to MTAVALALSLLLLLIAAALRAGGASLVTTHRADALYDAAEGNPRAATVAELLDDRNRIQPAIGMVHSATLVAAVLPAGWAMAEAANGWPLALALAGLGLAVILIGDLLPRSLGRHNPRILAYQLVPILRWAVAIGGRASDFLLEEEEDTEEVVEQESQDREEIDLISSVLDFSDTIVREVMVPRTDMVTIRENDVSDLAVDIVVEHGYSRLPVTGEGLDDIRGIVYAKDLLRFLDEGSAPAAVAQLMRSAYFVPETKRVSDLLRDMQSGKVHIAVVVDESGGTAGIVTIEDLIEELVGEIVDEHDTEEAMVEVADDGSYLVDARLPVEELSELLGVDLPDEEWDTVGGLVLGLAGRVPFEGETFEVEGIILTATRVQGRRVAQVTASRLDA from the coding sequence ATGACGGCCGTCGCCCTCGCCCTGTCGCTGTTGTTGCTGCTCATCGCCGCCGCGTTGCGCGCCGGAGGAGCTTCCCTGGTGACCACGCATCGGGCCGACGCCCTCTACGACGCCGCCGAAGGCAATCCTCGAGCTGCAACGGTGGCGGAACTCCTCGATGATCGCAACCGCATTCAACCGGCGATCGGCATGGTGCATTCGGCCACGCTGGTGGCGGCAGTGCTCCCGGCAGGCTGGGCAATGGCGGAGGCAGCGAATGGCTGGCCGCTCGCCCTGGCTCTGGCGGGGTTGGGGTTGGCCGTCATCCTGATCGGTGATCTGCTGCCGCGTTCGCTCGGCAGGCACAATCCTCGCATCCTCGCTTACCAGTTGGTCCCCATCCTCAGGTGGGCAGTTGCCATCGGCGGCCGCGCCTCCGACTTTCTGCTCGAAGAGGAAGAGGACACCGAGGAGGTGGTCGAACAGGAGTCGCAGGATCGCGAAGAGATCGACTTGATTTCGAGCGTGCTGGACTTCTCCGACACGATCGTGCGGGAGGTGATGGTGCCGCGGACGGACATGGTCACCATCCGCGAAAACGACGTGAGCGATCTGGCCGTCGACATCGTGGTCGAGCACGGGTATTCGCGCTTGCCGGTGACGGGGGAGGGACTCGACGATATTCGGGGGATCGTCTACGCCAAGGATCTGCTCCGCTTCCTGGATGAGGGCTCGGCGCCCGCCGCAGTCGCTCAACTCATGCGGTCGGCCTATTTCGTACCGGAAACCAAGCGGGTCTCAGACCTCTTGCGCGATATGCAGTCGGGCAAAGTCCACATCGCCGTCGTCGTCGACGAATCCGGCGGCACCGCCGGGATCGTCACGATTGAAGATCTCATCGAGGAGCTTGTCGGTGAGATCGTCGACGAGCACGACACCGAGGAGGCGATGGTCGAAGTTGCAGACGATGGCAGCTACCTGGTGGATGCCCGTCTGCCGGTCGAAGAGCTCAGTGAGCTCCTCGGCGTCGACCTGCCTGATGAGGAATGGGATACGGTCGGCGGTCTGGTTCTCGGCCTGGCCGGGAGGGTGCCGTTTGAAGGGGAGACCTTCGAGGTCGAAGGCATCATCCTGACTGCCACCCGTGTGCAAGGCAGGCGGGTCGCGCAGGTCACCGCATCTCGTCTCGACGCATGA
- the era gene encoding GTPase Era, translated as MTRSGFVAVVGRPNVGKSTLVNALVGSKVAITSKRPQTTRNTIRGVVTRRDPAGEPESQLVLVDTPGLHKPKTALGERLNKLVYGTLAESDVNLFLLDARQPVGPGDRLIAQRLIDAGTPVVLVVNKIDVAAKPVVLERLLEAAEWDFDAYVPASALVGEALEPLLDELVARLPEGPLYFPIEAVSDQPEQQLIGEIIREKFLNRLRDELPHSLTVIVREMEQRDSGTLYIDAVAIVERSSQKGIIIGKGGDMLKTAGSEARAELETILGTKVFLELRVRVEKDWQQQPELLDRLGFPG; from the coding sequence ATGACGCGCTCCGGGTTTGTCGCCGTTGTCGGAAGACCGAATGTCGGGAAGTCGACCCTCGTCAACGCGCTGGTCGGTAGCAAGGTCGCAATCACCTCGAAGCGTCCCCAGACCACTCGCAACACGATCCGGGGAGTCGTGACTCGTCGGGATCCGGCCGGAGAGCCCGAGTCTCAGCTGGTACTGGTCGACACGCCGGGGCTGCACAAGCCGAAGACCGCACTGGGCGAGCGACTAAACAAGCTGGTCTACGGGACGCTGGCAGAATCAGATGTGAATCTCTTTTTGCTCGATGCGCGGCAGCCGGTCGGGCCGGGTGATCGGCTCATCGCCCAGCGCCTGATCGACGCAGGGACCCCTGTTGTCCTGGTGGTCAACAAGATCGATGTGGCCGCCAAACCGGTTGTGCTCGAGCGCCTGCTCGAGGCCGCCGAGTGGGATTTTGATGCCTACGTTCCGGCTAGTGCGCTTGTGGGGGAGGCACTGGAGCCGCTGCTCGACGAACTCGTGGCCCGCCTACCGGAAGGACCGCTCTATTTCCCGATCGAGGCCGTCTCGGATCAGCCGGAGCAGCAACTCATTGGGGAGATTATCCGCGAGAAGTTCCTCAACCGACTTCGCGACGAATTACCGCACAGCCTGACGGTCATCGTACGGGAGATGGAGCAGCGCGACTCGGGAACGTTGTACATCGACGCGGTGGCCATCGTCGAGCGCTCCTCGCAGAAGGGGATAATCATCGGCAAGGGCGGAGATATGTTAAAAACGGCCGGGAGCGAAGCTCGCGCTGAACTCGAGACCATTCTCGGCACGAAAGTGTTTCTCGAGCTCCGGGTCCGGGTCGAGAAGGACTGGCAGCAACAACCTGAGTTGCTGGACCGCCTGGGTTTCCCCGGATAG
- a CDS encoding PhoH family protein has translation MLDLLGEQDEFLRRVETAFPKVNIVARGNEFQLNGPELDAASAHTVLAELLLVVQENQRLDGDQIDRVVQMVRDEVPSPSGVFASGIPVGGGRIIRPKTMGQRRYIDAIRDNTIVFGIGPAGTGKTYLAMAAAVEALRSGASRRILLTRPAVEAGERLGFLPGDLSAKIDPYLRPLYDALYDMLGADETARLMEHGIIEIAPLAYMRGRTLNDAYVILDEAQNTSPEQMKMFLTRLGFNSKMVITGDVTQIDLPTERGSGLKLVRGILIGIPGINFTELTARDVVRAKIVADIVEAYGRHDAKGDNA, from the coding sequence ATGCTGGATCTCCTGGGAGAGCAGGACGAGTTCTTGCGGCGCGTCGAGACGGCCTTTCCGAAGGTCAATATTGTCGCGCGCGGAAACGAGTTCCAGCTGAATGGCCCCGAACTGGACGCGGCCAGCGCCCATACGGTGCTGGCCGAACTCCTCCTCGTGGTCCAGGAGAATCAGCGTCTCGATGGCGACCAGATCGATCGCGTCGTCCAGATGGTCCGTGACGAGGTCCCGAGCCCATCCGGTGTATTTGCGTCCGGGATACCCGTTGGAGGTGGGCGGATCATCCGTCCCAAGACGATGGGGCAGCGGCGCTATATCGATGCCATTCGTGACAACACAATTGTGTTCGGGATTGGACCCGCCGGAACCGGCAAGACCTATCTGGCGATGGCCGCCGCAGTCGAAGCGTTGCGATCGGGTGCGTCTCGTCGGATACTGCTGACCCGTCCGGCCGTCGAAGCCGGAGAGCGACTCGGGTTTCTGCCCGGCGACCTCTCGGCGAAGATCGACCCGTACTTGCGGCCGCTCTACGACGCGCTGTACGACATGCTCGGTGCGGACGAAACGGCCAGGCTGATGGAGCACGGGATCATAGAAATTGCCCCGCTCGCCTACATGCGTGGCCGGACGCTCAACGACGCATATGTGATCCTCGATGAAGCGCAGAACACGTCGCCGGAACAAATGAAGATGTTTCTCACCCGGTTGGGTTTTAATTCGAAGATGGTGATCACCGGGGACGTCACACAGATCGATTTGCCGACTGAGAGAGGATCCGGGCTCAAGCTCGTGCGCGGCATCCTGATCGGGATACCCGGGATCAACTTCACCGAGTTGACCGCTCGCGATGTCGTGCGCGCCAAGATCGTGGCGGACATTGTCGAGGCGTACGGCCGTCACGATGCAAAAGGCGATAACGCATGA
- the ybeY gene encoding rRNA maturation RNase YbeY gives MNVFFADEQAEPLPAAELRKLAEVVLEAEGLAPGTEVTVLAVADEQMADYNEKFMSKEGPTDVLAFPLEHLAPGLIPAPPVNGPPLNLGDVIIAPTYIRRQAESRQITYDDELALMVTHGILHLLGYDHLDDADAEAMEHREEQLLKMVGRTRP, from the coding sequence ATGAACGTGTTCTTTGCCGATGAGCAGGCGGAGCCGCTCCCGGCAGCCGAGCTTCGCAAGCTCGCCGAGGTGGTGCTGGAGGCGGAGGGACTTGCCCCAGGTACGGAGGTAACCGTGCTGGCCGTTGCCGATGAGCAAATGGCCGATTACAACGAGAAGTTCATGTCCAAGGAGGGACCGACGGATGTGCTCGCATTTCCCCTCGAGCACCTCGCCCCCGGCCTGATCCCCGCGCCACCGGTCAACGGGCCGCCCTTGAATCTCGGGGATGTGATCATTGCGCCCACCTACATCCGCAGGCAGGCTGAGAGCCGGCAGATCACCTACGATGACGAACTGGCGCTCATGGTTACCCACGGCATCCTCCATCTCCTCGGTTACGACCACCTGGATGACGCAGACGCGGAGGCAATGGAACATCGGGAGGAGCAACTTCTCAAAATGGTCGGCAGAACACGGCCATGA
- a CDS encoding HDIG domain-containing protein — protein MTSARSRVWLIRAGVLVVTIAATFGLLAINQQTRIDELVVGDPSPKTFIAPAGTDDIVVPDPVLTEAARREAADGVARIFSVDPSINAKVLVDIEAVFDAVRDGVFLPADQIPALTPLPESTPTAPTSTTEPEPTGTTVAGDSTTTTVTTLPPEPAVTQVSGFAFIDADTLGVDPDGLFEPEDGDLPLPRITVVLVDGANVEHTTETGADGAFNFADVVVGTIRVGIDGQDRDFPEGFGISTEPWLDELTATENAIVDLPAIGFRPFLTTLETQEAALSEATLLDAATVETLVRLAIDDVMRRLEGSSVYLAEVEDAALRRANELLGEGLDGDQVLTARQQLRAAPPLVRLDGESNEAAGVAAGEIVSDYLLPNRVYDETATEAARQAAADAVEDEMATFRAGSTIVLERDILTAAALNAIDSAKLHVAATFEYYQLAAVVALTVIVVMIYLARFRPTFWAASRRVTLFGILIVLASAGARGAVAMESVFDVLTGLAGYAVPAAALGFMAAILFDPRIGVLVALVTSVLTALATGDSGFAAFALVSAMAPILFVSSISTRGDLRRAILYSSVAVSMVAAVMSWFFHSPGTDDPASIVMQATLIAFVTTLATSLVALAALSFFESAFDITTTLRLLDVIDRNHPALQLLQEEAWGSFNHSLMVGTLVDKAARSIGANNLLALAAAYYHDLGKTQNPAFFIENQFGISNPHDLLPPEESAEVIRKHVTDGIALARQYRIPSEVAEGILSHHGDGIMQYFYQKARARYGDENVDVETYRHAGHKPLSKEMAILMMADALEGAVRAVFQDEDPSPDSIRAVCDRVVGEKVADGQLTECDLTMGDLTKVKDAFVDALIGHYHQRIPYPNFPGSVQTSAEPPPDEPSGAEAPESDTSGQLTGRAREDGE, from the coding sequence ATGACCTCCGCGCGCAGCAGGGTCTGGTTGATTCGGGCCGGAGTGCTGGTGGTAACGATTGCCGCCACCTTCGGTCTTCTGGCAATCAACCAGCAGACGCGCATTGATGAACTCGTTGTGGGTGATCCATCGCCGAAGACCTTCATCGCACCCGCCGGAACTGATGACATCGTGGTTCCGGATCCAGTGCTGACCGAAGCTGCGCGGCGTGAGGCAGCCGATGGCGTCGCCAGGATCTTCAGCGTCGATCCGTCGATCAACGCCAAGGTACTCGTCGATATCGAGGCGGTCTTCGACGCGGTCCGCGATGGTGTATTCCTGCCGGCCGACCAAATTCCGGCGCTGACCCCTCTGCCGGAGTCAACGCCGACCGCGCCGACTTCCACCACCGAACCCGAGCCGACGGGTACGACGGTGGCCGGTGATTCGACAACCACCACGGTAACCACGCTTCCTCCTGAGCCGGCCGTCACCCAGGTGAGCGGCTTTGCGTTCATCGATGCGGACACGCTGGGAGTCGATCCAGACGGCCTGTTTGAACCGGAGGACGGCGACCTGCCCCTTCCGCGGATCACCGTGGTGCTGGTCGACGGAGCCAACGTAGAACATACGACCGAGACCGGCGCAGACGGGGCCTTCAACTTCGCCGACGTCGTGGTCGGCACCATCCGCGTGGGGATCGACGGCCAAGATCGCGACTTCCCGGAAGGTTTCGGGATCTCCACCGAACCGTGGCTCGACGAACTCACCGCCACCGAGAACGCGATCGTCGACCTGCCCGCCATCGGATTCCGGCCCTTCCTGACGACGCTCGAGACCCAGGAAGCCGCGTTGTCCGAGGCCACGCTGCTCGACGCGGCCACGGTCGAAACACTGGTGCGCCTGGCGATCGACGACGTGATGCGCCGCCTGGAGGGCTCGTCGGTATACCTCGCCGAGGTTGAAGATGCGGCCCTGCGGCGAGCGAACGAACTACTTGGCGAAGGACTCGACGGCGATCAGGTGCTCACCGCCCGTCAGCAGTTGCGGGCGGCTCCGCCGTTGGTGCGACTCGATGGCGAGAGCAACGAAGCGGCGGGTGTGGCAGCCGGTGAGATAGTCAGTGACTACCTGCTGCCCAACCGCGTCTACGACGAAACGGCCACCGAGGCTGCCCGCCAGGCGGCGGCAGACGCGGTGGAAGATGAGATGGCCACCTTCCGGGCCGGTTCGACCATCGTGCTGGAGCGCGACATCTTGACTGCAGCCGCTCTCAATGCGATCGATAGCGCCAAGCTCCATGTAGCGGCGACCTTTGAGTACTACCAGCTGGCCGCCGTCGTCGCGCTCACGGTCATCGTCGTAATGATCTATCTCGCCAGGTTTAGACCCACGTTCTGGGCTGCGAGCCGGAGGGTGACGCTGTTCGGCATCCTGATCGTTCTCGCATCGGCCGGGGCGCGCGGGGCAGTCGCAATGGAGTCGGTGTTCGATGTCCTGACCGGTTTGGCGGGCTATGCGGTACCGGCTGCCGCGCTTGGGTTCATGGCGGCCATCTTGTTCGATCCTCGCATCGGTGTGCTCGTGGCCCTCGTGACGTCCGTGCTGACTGCGCTGGCGACGGGGGACAGCGGCTTCGCCGCCTTCGCCCTGGTCTCAGCGATGGCACCGATACTCTTCGTGTCTTCCATCTCGACCAGGGGAGACCTGCGGCGGGCCATCCTCTACTCGTCGGTGGCCGTGTCGATGGTGGCGGCCGTCATGTCATGGTTCTTTCACAGTCCCGGGACCGATGATCCAGCTTCCATCGTGATGCAGGCAACACTCATCGCTTTCGTGACCACGCTGGCCACGAGCCTCGTAGCCCTGGCTGCGTTGTCGTTCTTCGAGTCTGCATTCGATATCACGACGACGCTCCGGTTACTCGACGTCATTGATCGAAACCACCCGGCGCTGCAACTCCTTCAGGAGGAAGCGTGGGGTTCGTTCAACCACTCGTTGATGGTGGGCACCCTGGTCGACAAGGCCGCTCGCTCGATCGGGGCGAACAACCTCCTCGCGCTGGCCGCCGCCTATTACCACGATCTGGGCAAGACCCAGAACCCCGCCTTCTTCATCGAGAATCAATTCGGTATCTCCAATCCGCATGATCTGCTCCCACCGGAGGAATCGGCCGAAGTCATCCGCAAACATGTCACCGACGGGATTGCGCTCGCCAGGCAGTACCGGATCCCGAGCGAAGTGGCTGAAGGGATCCTCTCGCATCATGGTGACGGCATCATGCAGTACTTCTATCAGAAGGCCAGGGCCCGATACGGTGATGAGAACGTGGACGTTGAGACCTACCGGCACGCCGGCCACAAGCCGCTTTCGAAGGAAATGGCGATCTTGATGATGGCCGATGCCCTCGAAGGCGCGGTTCGTGCGGTGTTCCAGGACGAGGATCCGTCCCCGGACAGCATCCGGGCTGTGTGTGATCGGGTGGTGGGCGAGAAGGTGGCCGACGGCCAGTTGACCGAGTGCGATCTCACCATGGGAGACCTCACCAAAGTCAAGGACGCGTTCGTCGACGCGCTCATCGGGCACTACCACCAGCGGATCCCGTACCCGAACTTCCCGGGCAGCGTTCAGACGTCCGCCGAGCCTCCTCCAGATGAGCCTTCCGGCGCTGAGGCTCCGGAGAGTGACACTTCCGGACAACTGACCGGGCGAGCCCGTGAGGACGGCGAATGA
- a CDS encoding J domain-containing protein produces the protein MASDYYEVLGVARDADPEEIKKAFRRLARASHPDANPDDPTAESRFREVAEAYEVLSDPHRRQRYDRGDRVDIGDLFSNLGTFDDLLRSVFGDSGLFGGTRRQAGQRGRDVLVPVEIDLTDAAFGTNSSVEFRAAVTCDTCSGNGAAPGTHPETCANCGGAGSVRVARRTMFGSMMSIAPCDRCSGTGEVIPDPCRDCRGSGVMESERSASVEIPPGVSDGTRLRITGQGEAGARASAAGDLYVEIRVRPDSRFERDGINLHHPLRVGLAQAALGFEAVVPLLDGGETELTIPAGTQPGSVFRLAGEGVPRLGRRGRGDLLVHVDLVVPTRLDGEQESLLRTYAGLTGEAVATGRRRRKVR, from the coding sequence ATGGCATCTGATTACTACGAAGTCCTGGGCGTTGCGCGCGATGCCGACCCCGAAGAGATCAAGAAGGCCTTCCGTCGATTGGCGCGCGCCTCGCATCCGGATGCCAATCCGGACGACCCGACTGCTGAATCGAGATTCCGCGAAGTTGCCGAGGCATATGAAGTTCTCTCGGATCCACACCGGAGGCAGAGATACGACCGTGGTGATCGAGTCGACATCGGTGACCTCTTCTCGAACCTCGGCACTTTTGACGATCTCCTCCGTTCGGTGTTCGGTGATAGCGGGCTGTTCGGAGGCACCAGGCGACAAGCGGGCCAAAGGGGACGGGATGTGCTCGTGCCGGTCGAGATAGACCTGACGGACGCCGCCTTCGGAACGAACTCTTCGGTGGAGTTTCGCGCCGCCGTTACGTGTGACACCTGCTCTGGCAACGGTGCGGCTCCCGGAACCCACCCGGAGACCTGCGCTAACTGTGGCGGCGCTGGCTCCGTGCGTGTAGCACGGCGCACGATGTTTGGCTCGATGATGTCGATCGCCCCTTGCGACCGATGCTCGGGAACGGGCGAAGTCATTCCAGATCCCTGCCGGGATTGCCGTGGCAGCGGGGTCATGGAGAGCGAGCGGTCCGCCAGCGTCGAGATCCCACCCGGGGTATCCGACGGCACTCGTCTCCGGATTACCGGTCAGGGCGAGGCAGGGGCCCGCGCGAGTGCCGCCGGTGATCTCTACGTCGAGATCCGGGTGCGGCCGGATTCCCGATTCGAGCGAGACGGGATCAACCTCCATCACCCACTTCGGGTCGGCCTTGCCCAGGCAGCGCTCGGATTTGAGGCAGTGGTGCCGCTTCTGGATGGTGGAGAAACGGAACTGACCATCCCGGCCGGAACTCAACCGGGTTCTGTGTTCAGGCTGGCCGGCGAAGGTGTTCCGCGGCTCGGTCGGCGCGGCAGAGGGGACCTGCTCGTGCACGTCGACCTCGTGGTTCCGACCCGTCTCGACGGCGAGCAGGAATCCTTGTTGCGGACCTATGCGGGACTGACGGGGGAAGCGGTGGCGACGGGGCGGCGTCGTCGCAAGGTGCGCTGA